In the Acidimicrobiales bacterium genome, CGGGCGGAGTGATGCTCTGACGAGGCGGGCTCATGGCGAACGCGGTCGCCGCGGTCACGCCCGCGATCACCGACGCGGCGGCAAGGAGCAGCGTGAGCCGCCGGTGGCGTCGCAGCAATCCGGGGACGAAGCTCTCGGGTGGCTTGGGCGTGTCCAGACCCCGCAACAGCTGGCGCGTTCGCTCGATGGCGGCGAGCTCTCGCGAGCAGGTCTCGCAGCCCTGCAGATGGCGGCGGGCGGCGGCCATCTCGTCCGCCGTTAGCTCGCCGTCGAGCAGCGAGCTGAGCCGATCGCCAAGGTGGCCCGCCGCGGGCTCGCCCGCGGGGCGCTGCCAGCGGGAATCTTCGCCGGTCGGCGTGTCGCTGCTCACGACATGGCCTCCCGCAGCAGGGCCCGGCCGCGATGGATCCGGCTGCGCACGGTACCCACCGGGATGTCCAGCGCCTCGCTGATCTGCTGGTAGGACAGCCCGACGACGTCGCAGAGGACCACTGCCACGCGAAACTCCTCGGGCACCCGTAGGAGCGCCTGCTCGACGTCGGACGGCAGGGCCTCGGCCATCATCGCCTCGTCGGCCGCCGGCGCCGTGCCGAAGGAACCCTCAGGCTCGTCTCCGAGCGATGCCACCGGGCGCCGTCGGCGGCGCCTCACATCGTCGAGAAAGGCGTTGGTGACGATGCGGCTCAACCATCCCTCCATCGAGCCCGGTCGGTAGGTGCGCAACCCTTTTCGGACCCGCAAGAGGGTCTCTTGGACGAGGTCCTGGGCGTCATCCGGGTCTCCGGTCAGGCGGTAGGCGATCGTGTACAGAAACCGGCCGTAGGTGCGCGCCACCCCCTCCCAGTCAGGGACGGGCTCGGTCTCTGCCTCAGGTACTGGAACGCCGCGAGCGGGCCCACGGGTTCCCGGGGGCGAGCCTGGTTCTGAACACGGGGAACCTCGGTCACCGCCGCCACCTGCTCTGATGCCCTCACGGTAGTGTCCCTCGACGGGACGGTGCTGGAGTGGGTCCACTGCTGGAGTGCGTGGTCAACCTGAGCGAGGGGCGTCGAGACGACGTGATCGCCCGTCTCGCCGCCACCGCGGGTCCGAGCCTGCTCGACGTGCACAGCGATCGACACCATCACCGGTCGGTGCTCACCCTTGGCGGACCCGACGTCGAGGACGCAGCGCGGGCGGTCGCCGTCCGCGCCGTCGACGAGCTGGACATCACTGACCACCGCGGTGTCCACCCTCGGCTGGGAGTCGTCGACGTCGTCCCCTTCGTCCCGCTCGGCGGAACGACCGATCTGACCGAAGCGGTCCGGGCCCGCCATCGCTTCGCGGTGTGGGCGGGGCAGGAGCTGGCCCTCCCGTGCTTCGTCTTCGGCCCCGAGCGCACCCTCCCCGAGGTGCGCCGTCGGGCGTTCCGCGGGCTTTCGCCGGACACCGGCCCTGCGACACCCCACCCGACGGCGGGAGCCACCGCCGTGGGCGCCCGGGCTCCGCTGGTCGCCTACAACCTGTGGCTCGCACGGCCGGCCCGGGATGGCGGCCCCACGACTCAGCCGCAGCTGTCACTCGCTCGAGCGCTGGCCGCCGAGCTGCGCGGGCCCGCTGTCCGCGCTCTCGGTCTCGAGGTCGGCGAACGCGCCCAGGTCTCCTTCAACCTCATCGATCCTCTGCGCGCCGGGCCGGCCGCCGTGTTCGATGCCGTCGCCCGCCGGGCCGAGATCGACCGGGCCGAGCTCGTCGGCCTGGTGCCCGCCGCCGTGCTCGCCCAGACGCCGGCCCGACGCTGGAGCGAGCTGGACCTCGATCCGTCGCGGACGGTCGAAGCTCGCCTCGAAGCAGCCGGCCGCCCCTGAACGGCGGCGGCCGCCGCTGGTTCAGGCCGAGGACCTCGACAGCGCTGCCGC is a window encoding:
- a CDS encoding zf-HC2 domain-containing protein — translated: MSSDTPTGEDSRWQRPAGEPAAGHLGDRLSSLLDGELTADEMAAARRHLQGCETCSRELAAIERTRQLLRGLDTPKPPESFVPGLLRRHRRLTLLLAAASVIAGVTAATAFAMSPPRQSITPPVNRFERIHATSTPSPDPISQMAPVDVPTTTSP
- a CDS encoding sigma-70 family RNA polymerase sigma factor, with the protein product MARTYGRFLYTIAYRLTGDPDDAQDLVQETLLRVRKGLRTYRPGSMEGWLSRIVTNAFLDDVRRRRRRPVASLGDEPEGSFGTAPAADEAMMAEALPSDVEQALLRVPEEFRVAVVLCDVVGLSYQQISEALDIPVGTVRSRIHRGRALLREAMS